In the genome of Populus nigra chromosome 19, ddPopNigr1.1, whole genome shotgun sequence, the window TCGTCTCACCGCCTATACAATAAATGTTCATTGCATGCTTTATTTGAAATCTCTGAGTCTCTGACGAGTCCCATATAACCGTACTCCCtaacacaaataattttgaaaCGATTGAAACAGATAGATCTAAATCAGACCAACTAATATTTATAGGCCGAAGTTGGAATCTCCATAAGATTACAAAAGGCACATTTTCACAGTACATACAACATCAGTGAACTGTTACTCCTAATGACATTAACAGACTAGTAATGTCCTAGAACCTCTCGCAAGTTTCCTTTGAATGCCAAGGGGCAGCAAGCTACCTGGGAAAAACGTAACATCCTAGACTTGCATATATCAGGAAGATGGAACTCATGCTCTGGGAAATAGGTAAACACTAGCCTTGATAACCGATCTGTTTCCAAGCTTGAATCCGGGGCTAACAGGGAATCCCACAATATGACCAGCTGGAATCCGACCACTAGAAAACTTCACAACACTCTCCATATATTGTGGATGAAACTCAGCTCCCCTACTTGCCTCGAATTGACTTGGTGCGGGGTCGAGTGAGAAGGCCAGCAAGTGAAGCAACCAAATGGCCTTGGCCAGCCCCAAGAACTCTCCATAAAACTCACTCCTTGGATGGCTGCCAGTGAGTACTTGCTGGCGCTGCTCCAAGTTTCCGAACAAGGACTCCTCCATTTTCGGATGAACAATTTCCAGGTACCTCTTGGAGCAGAATTTTCCAAAATGACATGTTGGCAAGATTCCAAGAAGTTCAATGGGGTCCATGGCCTTCATATCACGATACTGAGCAAAGCAGTCACGGCGGAACTGGTCTGGGTTGAGAAGCGAGGAGAGGCTTCCATCCATGTAGAAGGTTTCATGGTCAAAGCCTTGGAAGACCTTGCGAGAAATGTAGGACTCCAGAGCATACTTGGCATGGTGGCTTGCAATGGTGGAGGTGATAGCAGTGGTACTGGTGGTCAAATTGTCAGTGATTGTGGTGGCAGCTTCAATAGAACGAACAGCTGCAGCAATGTCCCAGTGGGCAGCACGCATGAAGGTCAGGAGAAGCGACGTGAAGGACTTTGATGTCCTTTTCACTTCGCTCATCGCTAATTCAAATAGCTCTGGGGCTGGGGCTGCTGCAACTGTTACAAGTAATGAAGAAGGGTATAGTTTATAGATGCATTCCAACATGAACAGAACAAAGCTTTGATAAGGAAATAATCCAATTATGTTCCATTTGGTTGCTAAGAAAATGACTGAGCATTAATTAAAGTTGAACGTGCAATCTCTAAGATTTGCGATTACTCTGGTTTCCAAGTTTACGTAGAAGCTTAAAAGTTGTCTTCAACACTCGGTGTTATGCAGGTAAGAAACTAAGCATTAAACTTCTCACATTTTTCTGTCAGTGTCTCAAATCTTTGAAAACAGTTCAAGCCTTGCTGGTTAATTATTGAATCTCGGAATCTAGGTGTTACTGGTTGCTAAGAGTTTGCATTGGTGATCTGAAGACTCAAGTTTTCAACTGTGTTTGTTATATACAGAGTTACGAATACAAGTCCAGAATTTTTATTCAAAGGTAGACTAACATGTTATGAATGCATTTTGATACAAGCCTAAAACAGTTCTTTGCCGGGGATAGCAGACTAACCTTGAACACCAAGAGAGCAGCTAACTTTTCTCCTTGACTGGGACCTCCCCTTCTTTCCACTCCCATCACTGCTCAAGCTAGTAACACTCCTCAGCTTTTCCTTTAAAttctccacctccacctccctCGCCTTCACTTCCTTCTTCAGATCTTCCACCGCAGCCTCATAAGGCGCCACAACCTCCCTCAACATCCCCACTCCATCACCACCAACACCAACACGTCTCCTCCTCCCTCCATCAATACCAACACTAACACACCTCCTGaatctctctctcaaaaaagCCAACCTCCTCAACTCCCCTACCACCGCCACATCGGCAACCCTTAACCTCTCCGGGTCCCACGGGCAATGCGCCTCTTGTAAACTCCCATAAGCCCTCTTCATCGCCGATACCGAATCAAACACCTCATTCATCAGCATCTCCATCTCCATCACTCTCTCCATCGGCACCACCATTCCGCTCGTAACATTAAAATCCCAATTACCATTAACTCTCCCTCCCTTCTCTCTcatttcctcctcctcttcGGACAACTCCTCGCATTCATCCGTTTCATATTCACACACTTCTTCACCATTTCCGGCAACATTATTTCCAGATTCCTGTCGACCAGCGGCGAGTGGATGGAGCAAACAGGAAGCTGCTACTCGTTGGATTAGATCGGAGAAATTGGATGAGATTTTGTTTGTCATTTCTCCCTTCTTCTTTGGCTTTACCTCACAGTTCCTACCccccaaaagaaaaatcaatcaaaagagAGCAAGGGTAGTAGTTATTAAGAGGATGAGTCTGTTAAAAGTTATCTGTCATTTGCCGAGGATAATAACAGCCTGCAGCCTGCAGGGGCACCACACCCTTTTAACATAACATCACACCtacttgataataataataattggatACGGACATGCATTGCATTCAATAAGCAATGACCCCAATTAATGATGAGTTAAGCAGTACCATGTAATCAAGTAAAAGAAGATTAAAAATTACTGACCTGCGGTTATGGTTATAACCAGATCGTGGAGCGGTCAACCTTGCTGGCTTCACACTAACTACTGGGTCTCTGTCTAATGGAAAGGAGTATAAGAAGTTAaggttgttgttgctgctgctgctaatgTTGTCCTCTGCTTCCAGCTGGCTGCTCTTCTTCTTCCTACGAACCCAAAGTTTGCTACTGTTAGTGAAACTGCCTCACCTGACCTCAAGTGGCATCTTGAACAGTGCTTACTAAGCTAGAGCTTGTGTGTGTAAATGGGGAATGGGCATCTAGGATGTTGAAACTGGTTATGTGTGTCATACACGTGTGAGATCATCAAGAATATAGGGTTCAGATTGATAGACAAGATATAGTATCTTGTGCcctttttccattttttgaAGCGGGGACACTTGATTCTCGTTGCTATTGGTGGCACATGGGTGGTGGATGCTGTCTTGGCCTGCGTGGTACTTGACAGTGGTGGACTCAAGAACAAGTTACAATACCTTATGTTGACTCTGATTTGCAAATTCACTGGCTGTCTAGGTCCCTTAGGAGGGGGGAAAGGTACGGTAGTTGCCAACGTATTACTTATAATCCACTTGTAATAAAGTTCgcaattaagaaagaaaaaaacagagaaaatctatagttttcctttcttttatacaTGGCAAACACGGCGTAGCAAAGGCTATTGAACTCCAAGTATAGGCCCTTACCACGTGAGACCATGTCCCACAAAATTTATTACATCTCCAAGAAAGATGCTCAGAACTGCAGAAAAGTGTGATTGGCGAATTGCTCAAGCAAGGACAAAAGGACAAGATTacaacaaaaggaaataaaatgatCTATTCTTTAATTATGATCACAACCCAATATGGAATAGAAACATGGAGTTTGTCTAAATCCCAACACATTGAGCTTCCAGCTCGATAGCACCCCTGTCACGAATGCTCTTGGAAAAGCCAGGGGTTTAAAGCTGGAACCGTTATCGGTTATTttgtaaccaaaaaaaaaaaagagaggcttgAATGTGTAACTGATGGCTGATCATCAATCTTcatcaaatatcaaataaattggTTTTATCATGTGATAAATCGTATCCATTAAGGCATTTTCGAAACTCGGTGCACGTTGCAAGACAGAATAGCTAATGTTAGTGGGGAACCGGGCAAGTTTAAGAAATGGAGGACATGGCGGAAGTTGAGTTAAATCCTTATCAGAAACAGGCCTTCAGCCCCTGCCCAAGCGAGCACGCCTTGCAAACAGCTGGGTTATGTGTCGCGGTTATGTCCAATTTCAGTGGGTTGAGCTACCTATCGATTACGTATGAGGAGAATTGCTTTGCTTACTCTCAAATCTCATATGTATTCTTTTGTGCATAAATTAAGGGGAAAATAAAACCATGGAAGTTGCCAGCTCAAATTGGGATACCAAAAATAACTGGAATTTGCAAAGCATAAGCTTCAGAAAGTCATGCAGGTAGTTAAGTACTATACCATAGATTTAATCTTCCAGATAAAAAATCAGTTACCTTAAGCCTACAAATGAAACACTGTCCTAGAATAACAAGATCAACGAAGCTTCAGGTTGGTAAAAATGGAAAATCAGAAGCGGATTCATTTGATCTGCTTAGTTTGGGACACAGAAGTTTCAAAGCTAAAATATACGGCCATGAAACCAAAAGTCTTAGAGACTCCACGAGGCAGAGCATAAGAGCCTAGAACTTCCCTTTGGAAGCTCCAAGACTGCATTTTTCCGCCGCAACTGGCTACTTTCAAACCATCTAAAGTGCTTCAATCTTCACGGAAATGCGCCATGAAATACAACACATGGAAAGTAATTACAGAATCATTGCTTCAGCTAATAAATACTAGCTAGTCATGAATAGAAATGTAGTAGTTAAGCTTGCATGCATGATCTGGATTATGTTAAAGTTATGGAGGTTACCTTGCACTGTCAGGACGCATGGAACAAAGGAAGATACCGGAGAACATGGTCTCTAATACTGGTGGGATCGGATCGGATAGGATTATATTTGCAAGTAAAGTAATTTGACTGATCAACGAGTACTGCAGAGAACTCAAACGAACATAGGAGTTTATATAGAAAGTTTCCAACGGCATGTACCAAACTCATAAACAATACAAAAGGAAGCTGTTCGATTCGATAAGAACCTAGATTATGACCGTGACTTCTGTTTGGATGTTTAGTCACCACTCACATGCAATTCACTGAACTTGGCAACACAGTGTTCGACcggtttgattttgattggaACCTAATCGTCAATCAACAAAgattatcaaagaaaaactcATCATCAGGATAAATAATCACCAATCATATCTAGTACTAGTAGAAATTAATCTGTAATATTATCACTTATTGTTTAGTCTAGGACTTCTTTCCTTCTTGCTGGATGAGCAGACCATGATACGCATGCTTTGCCCgcaagtaaaaatattaaaacgtcAAAAGAAGTACTGTTCTCCACTGATTTAATCTGTGCACAGAAACTAACATAGCATAGATGGTGAAACAATTTAATTCGTGGCCTTCTTGAGAGCTTTGCTGTGATTTGTTGTCTTTCTCCTGTAAGTATCCCAGCTAGCAGCGGAcaacttcaaaattatttagtGCTGCTCcactatttttcaaattaagacGCATGGAATTCATGTATATGGTAAAGACAAGGAGGGAGGGGGGACTTTCCATCAATTTTCTCTTAGCGAGTGTGGTATTTTGTTTGCCATTATTATTGCCAGGCCACTCCATTTTGGAGGAGGGTGTTTGGAGTGTGACTCTTCCGACACTGCACGTCTTGAGTGAAAAGTATTGCTAGGCCGATCGATATTGCGTTTACAGCTAGCGTGATTTGTAATTGATTGCTTGACCAtacatttgatttttagttctaaatgaataattcaaaaaactGTTGGGTATTTTTCAAAGAACATGTCATGTTCAATTCGAAAGGTCAAGCAAAGATTAGATGAATCATACACGAGTTGTGGACAGCCTTTGAAGGAGGCCTGCAAGCTTTGATACTAACTAGATTAAAGAGATCATACTCGTACTATTGTAAGTATCTAAGGTTATAATATTGTCTTGGATCCTTGTTTTCAGCAATGCTGTACCTGTAATATTCAATCCTCGTTACTTATCTTCCAAGATCATATATAGTgaaaaaatagcttaaaaagGTGGTGAGTAATGGAGATTACCTTACCACCGaaagagctaaaaaaaaaaacaagcaagaaGTAATAATCACAGGATATTCAAATTCGAAGCTAAAGAGAACTTCAGGTGTCtggtttctttgcaaaatatttttctatcatccttaattttcattgtttttactttacttagggttttgtttgtttttatgaaactattttttacatgaaaagttttaaatcaatgtatttttagatttttttatataattttaatataaaaaaatctaaaaaaaatattattttaatatatttttttaattaaaaaacttt includes:
- the LOC133680435 gene encoding protein GRAVITROPIC IN THE LIGHT 1 isoform X1 — translated: MFSGIFLCSMRPDSARKKKSSQLEAEDNISSSSNNNLNFLYSFPLDRDPVVSVKPARLTAPRSGYNHNRRNCEVKPKKKGEMTNKISSNFSDLIQRVAASCLLHPLAAGRQESGNNVAGNGEEVCEYETDECEELSEEEEEMREKGGRVNGNWDFNVTSGMVVPMERVMEMEMLMNEVFDSVSAMKRAYGSLQEAHCPWDPERLRVADVAVVGELRRLAFLRERFRRCVSVGIDGGRRRRVGVGGDGVGMLREVVAPYEAAVEDLKKEVKAREVEVENLKEKLRSVTSLSSDGSGKKGRSQSRRKVSCSLGVQVAAAPAPELFELAMSEVKRTSKSFTSLLLTFMRAAHWDIAAAVRSIEAATTITDNLTTSTTAITSTIASHHAKYALESYISRKVFQGFDHETFYMDGSLSSLLNPDQFRRDCFAQYRDMKAMDPIELLGILPTCHFGKFCSKRYLEIVHPKMEESLFGNLEQRQQVLTGSHPRSEFYGEFLGLAKAIWLLHLLAFSLDPAPSQFEASRGAEFHPQYMESVVKFSSGRIPAGHIVGFPVSPGFKLGNRSVIKASVYLFPRA
- the LOC133680435 gene encoding protein GRAVITROPIC IN THE LIGHT 1 isoform X2 gives rise to the protein MTNKISSNFSDLIQRVAASCLLHPLAAGRQESGNNVAGNGEEVCEYETDECEELSEEEEEMREKGGRVNGNWDFNVTSGMVVPMERVMEMEMLMNEVFDSVSAMKRAYGSLQEAHCPWDPERLRVADVAVVGELRRLAFLRERFRRCVSVGIDGGRRRRVGVGGDGVGMLREVVAPYEAAVEDLKKEVKAREVEVENLKEKLRSVTSLSSDGSGKKGRSQSRRKVSCSLGVQVAAAPAPELFELAMSEVKRTSKSFTSLLLTFMRAAHWDIAAAVRSIEAATTITDNLTTSTTAITSTIASHHAKYALESYISRKVFQGFDHETFYMDGSLSSLLNPDQFRRDCFAQYRDMKAMDPIELLGILPTCHFGKFCSKRYLEIVHPKMEESLFGNLEQRQQVLTGSHPRSEFYGEFLGLAKAIWLLHLLAFSLDPAPSQFEASRGAEFHPQYMESVVKFSSGRIPAGHIVGFPVSPGFKLGNRSVIKASVYLFPRA